In the genome of Arachis hypogaea cultivar Tifrunner chromosome 9, arahy.Tifrunner.gnm2.J5K5, whole genome shotgun sequence, the window tttacttgctttctttttttAAGATAGGAAGATTATTATAAGTCctatatttttcaataatatgACTTCTAGATAATTTATAAGAGTGAAAATAATATTCATTTTTAGAGTTAGCTTTTGAAGTTAAGTTAGATTTactcaattttaatattaataatatagtaTTACAGTTTATTTGATCCAATATTGTTGGACAACTAATTTCACCTCCAAATGTTTATACTTCAGATTGTTATTTTTGGACATGAAGAGACTGTATTATAAGTTTTACGTCTCTTGGTTGTATTTGTTTTTTAAGACTGAACAGAACTGAATATTGTGTTTGATAATTGGGATtggaactaaaattttaattttgagatACAAAATTTTTGTCTCTTTAGTACCTCAAAAAAATAGACACACAAAAAGACGAAAACCGAAACTTTAAtagcatttttttaaaatattttcatttaatttttaaaattctaaatctatCCCTAAaactttatatttatattaaaccaAACATAATTTTGAGACATATTTCAATCATGTATATTTTACACCAAAcataatataaaaacttaatttaatcTCGGTCTCTATCTTTAAATTTCTATCTTCTTATCCTTATGTTTTCCTTAATTTTTAGAATTGAGTTAGGTAAGTATAGAAAGTCTTGATAATACTGCTTCTATGCATGCAAGCACGTACACATTCACAGGATACAAAGTTTCATTGCTTGTGAATTGTGACGGAACACCATAGCCTATAGGTAGGGAGCAGAGAGAGTCATGTGGCGTTGCATCCATGCACATTACTGGTGAGATCTCTCTTTGATGAGAGAAAAGCAATCAGAAGAAAGAACAAATGAAGCATTGCATGTGCTCCCACTGCTACTACATTGGACATAAAGTTTATAAGAATCTGTCATTAATTAAGAGTTTAAAACACTATCTCAcatgcattattttttttatttttaatgaaacGAAACCATGTGAACAGCACTTATATTCTTAATAAACTTGACTTCTTCTTTGCCTTTTGTAGCATTACGTGCTGAAGAATAGAATGTCATTGAATCGATTTAGACTATATATTTTCACATGTGAAATCGAGTTCCACGTGGGACTCTAATACCATTTTCTCATGCCCATGATTAAACATTTGTCATCTATTAGTAGTTTATTAACAATTACAATATAGTTTCTAATACTATACAAAATTTGAATAAACCAAATTCAACTTTAAAAATAGTCTGTGAGAAGAGAAATATTGAAAATCTTATGAAAATTGTATAAGTAGCAAGGTGATGTTACACTCTAACATATGGAGATTTTCTGCATCACAGATCAGATTAATTAAATTCTGAAAACTTAATTTTAAATTGGTTTTCAATAACACTAGATAATACAAGAAGTTTCcaagaaaatgcatgacttctatCCTATGATCAAGTGTCTCACTTTATGATTTTGTATTGGATTCGGTGAATCATTATTGGTTACTATTTAAACCATAAGAGGACAACCTTCAATAAAAGACTTATCAGGAATCAAATTATTGTGCTTTTGTTTTATGTTTCGTCCATCATCTTATAAATTATTGATATATGATATTCAATTACATTAAGGGCTCCAGGATGGTTCATATTTGTAGCTGTTACTGATGCTGCTCTATAGTCTAATCTATTAACCTTGATTTAGCCATAGTCATTATTTTCGAATTTACAAGCATCTTATAAAGTATTATTTAAATGTTAGTTGAGAGAGAGGTTGAACTTACTCTCAGTGCCTAATAGATGTCTCTTAAAGAGTAATAAAAACATCATTTCTGTTTCAAAGGAATACCTTGATTATAACTTATTAGGAGTTGGGGTAGCTAGAAAGGACCACAGGAGAATTTGCCGATTTGGTTAAGCATAATATATCAACTAATATAAGTTGGTTAAGAGAACAAGGATAGAATTAGTGGAGGAAATAGGCCAAATCCCAATGCGTTGTTTCCTCCTGCAAAACACCTAGTCAAATGGGAAGCATATAAACATGCCATGTGAATGCCAACTAGATGTTTTTGCTTAACAAAATTCATCTttgaaataaacaataaaaatcacTAGTCTATGATGGATATAGCAAGGGGCCTAACCTTATTAATTTGATATCCCTTTATAAGCTACCACTTGGTCCCTTCTGATAATTGACCTTAGGTTGGTGTACAGTATTTGCATGCAACTTATTGAGCAATTATTGTAAATTTTGAACATGTAGCACAAAAGTACTTGAATCTACCTAGCCCTTTGGTCATAGAATTATAGGAAAAAAAAGGGTAAGTAACCAAATATTTTAATCCCCATCACTAGTATTAATACTTGGCACATTAGAGTGTTAGGGTGCATGGATAGGATGGGCACATGCAGATCCTAAGGACCCTCACTCAATCACTTATTTAGTGTCCCCACTAAGGTCTTCTAATTTTCAATAGTTCTAAGGTCCCTACATGGACCCTCACTTCAAGCCAAGCCATAATATGAGTATTTTACACGGATGCTGCATGTTCTTCCCCTATTTTCACATGCTTTCTGATCCAATCTCCAACCTATTATTCCTTATTAACCGACAACTGAAATCACCATAACACCCTTTGTTTAGTGGCCTTACCTGTGGGGACTCGATTCTTTTTCAGTTTAGAGGGTAAAGAATCTAATCCCATTAGTGCTCCAGAAGAGTTTCCTATTAGTTTCTTCTTAGATTTTACACACACAAGCAAGCATTTTAAGTTACATGGCATTGATCCAAACACAAGAATAAAAAAGGGTAGCTTGTACCGAAAAAAATGATGAGATGAAACAGTTAGTTTAGGCTGTCAAAGAACCTTATGCTATTCTCGGTGAGGGGACCATATATTTCAAAGAATATTTAGTATTACTCAATCACAATTACTAGGTagtttgttatattatatttaaaagtcTCTTATTAGTGATAATATGTGTCATTTTCAATGTAATAATTTTCCACTTTTAATGAATGTGAAGATAGCCAAGattgaattataagaaaaaagGGAGGGGCCATATATGACTATAGTATTGAAAGCAACTTATTATTAGACATGAAGAGATCTATCTACAAATGATTTTGTTACTGTCTTCTTCCACTAAGTTGTTGCAACAATCAACTTCAGCTTTCTAAGTTTTTGATAGAGATGGGGAAGGCAGGGAAATGGCTTAGAAACTTCTTGACagggaagaaagaaagggaaaaggagaAGGTGAAGGACAAATGTGGTGGTAATGCAACAAGCCTGAATTCTTCAAATGGAACAGAAAATCCAACCACTCCAAATTCCACAACCCCAAAGGAGAAAAGGAGATGGAGCTTTAGAAGATCATCTGCCACATCCACATCCACaccaacaacaccttccaaggaATTGAACTTTGCAGAATCAAATGTCACTGCTTCACAGACACCACAAGCTGCTGCCACCACAGATATTCCTCTGGATGACGAGCAGAAGAAGCATGCCATGGCTGTGGCTGCTGCCACGGAGGCAGCAGCTGATGCGGCAGTGGCTGCAGCTCAGGCTGCGGCTGCTGTGATCCGCTTGGCTTCTGGTTCCAATGGAACAGCTGAAGAGGCTGCAGCCATCAAAATTCAATCTGTCTTTAGGTCCTACTTGGTATGTAGCTTCCAAGGAAGCttgtttattttctctttcaatttCATATGAATATCTTTGTAATGTTTATTTATGTGACAGGCAAGAAAAGCATTGTGTGCTCTCAGAGGACTAGTGAAGTTGCAGGCACTGGTAAGGGGTCACTTGGTGAGAAAACAGGCCAAGGCAACACTGAGATGCATGCAGGCTTTGGTGACAGCACAGGCTAGAGCTCGTGCTCAGAGGATCCGAATTGCATCATCAGAAGGGAAGTCTTATCAGAAGCAATCAAGTTTCAGAAACACTACAGAGGAAGATTTATATGCTCAAGTGTATAATGTAAGTTCCATGACATAATGGTTGAAATTTTCAACTTAGATTTGCAGCATTGAAGAGAAGAGTTGTTTGTTTTCATCACCAATAAAATTGGTTCTTGATTTGTGGATATAGGAAATGGAGAGAGGCCTAGAAGAGAACATCAAGATTGTGGAGATGGATGTCTGTGAATCAAAAGGAAACTCTAGAAGCAGAAGCAGCAGTGTGCATAAATTTCCAGCATATTATTCAAAGGAAGAAAACTTGAAGGTATCACCAGCTCCATCAGCCTTAACAGAGTTTAGTCCAAGAGCATGTAGTGGACACTTTGAGGACTGCTTCAGCACAGCACAGAGCAGCCCTCAATGCTACTCGGCCGCATCTGGAGCTGACGATTCGAAGCATCCCTTCTCCTTCCCTAGGCCAGGGTATGGTGAGGTGATGTCCTATGACTACCCTTTGTTTCCAAATTACATGGCCAACACAGAATCATCAAGGGCCAAAGTGAGATCACACAGTGCACCAAAGCAAAGGCCTGATTCATTTGAGAGGCAGCTGAGCCGGCGAAGAGCTTCTGTGGAAGGAAGGAATGTGCCAAGGCCTGTGAGGATGCAGAGGTCATCTTCACATGTAGGTGCCACTAATCCATGGTCAGCAATCAAGCTTGATAGGTCCTCAGTTTCACTCAAGGACAGTGAGTGTGGATCAACAAGTACAGTCCTCACAAACACTAATTACTGCAGAACCCTTGTTGCATATCATGTAAGTACTACCTCTTTGAAATTAAATTAGATCCATATAATGTGTGAACATGTTTTAATTGTGATCTTTTGATTTGGATGCAGCATCATGGAGATAGGTAGTGATAGTGCAACTTTGCTGAGtgttcctcttcttctacttttaCTACATATATATATTGAAGGCCAACTTTTGTAGACTTTCTTCCTGGGTCTTACTTAGTAAGAATTCATTGTAACGGTTTTGTGGACTGTGTATAAGTTTTTAACAAGCGATGTATTCCCTAAATAGATTCAAGTTTA includes:
- the LOC112711763 gene encoding protein IQ-DOMAIN 19 — its product is MGKAGKWLRNFLTGKKEREKEKVKDKCGGNATSLNSSNGTENPTTPNSTTPKEKRRWSFRRSSATSTSTPTTPSKELNFAESNVTASQTPQAAATTDIPLDDEQKKHAMAVAAATEAAADAAVAAAQAAAAVIRLASGSNGTAEEAAAIKIQSVFRSYLARKALCALRGLVKLQALVRGHLVRKQAKATLRCMQALVTAQARARAQRIRIASSEGKSYQKQSSFRNTTEEDLYAQVYNEMERGLEENIKIVEMDVCESKGNSRSRSSSVHKFPAYYSKEENLKVSPAPSALTEFSPRACSGHFEDCFSTAQSSPQCYSAASGADDSKHPFSFPRPGYGEVMSYDYPLFPNYMANTESSRAKVRSHSAPKQRPDSFERQLSRRRASVEGRNVPRPVRMQRSSSHVGATNPWSAIKLDRSSVSLKDSECGSTSTVLTNTNYCRTLVAYHHHGDR